In a genomic window of Streptomyces sp. NBC_01142:
- a CDS encoding MarR family winged helix-turn-helix transcriptional regulator has translation MSSDTRKNLQQELGTEIRALQTAVDSFDAAAAERLGINRTDLHCLDVLMQRESAAPSELGAALGLTTGSVTALLDRLDRLGYVTRSPDPKDRRKSVVRPTPEAVRAVEELFGPLAQDGFRHVARYSAEQLELLLDFLRSSRELQERHLDRIRS, from the coding sequence ATGTCAAGTGATACCAGAAAGAATCTTCAGCAGGAGCTCGGCACCGAGATCCGCGCGCTCCAGACGGCGGTCGACTCCTTCGACGCCGCGGCCGCCGAGCGGCTGGGGATCAATCGCACCGATCTGCACTGCCTGGACGTCCTCATGCAGCGCGAAAGCGCCGCACCCAGCGAACTGGGTGCGGCGCTCGGACTCACCACAGGCAGTGTCACTGCCCTGCTGGACCGTCTGGACCGGCTCGGCTACGTGACCCGCTCCCCCGACCCCAAGGACCGGCGCAAGTCGGTGGTGAGGCCTACGCCGGAAGCCGTACGGGCCGTCGAGGAGCTCTTCGGCCCGCTCGCGCAGGACGGCTTCCGGCATGTCGCGCGCTACAGCGCCGAGCAGCTCGAGCTGCTGCTGGACTTCCTGCGCAGCAGCCGCGAGCTCCAGGAGCGGCACCTCGACCGGATCCGGTCGTGA
- a CDS encoding FAD-dependent monooxygenase produces MSKTPQEVPVLVVGGAVTGLSTAVFLGWHGIRSLVVERHPDTLSHPRSRGVNPRTVELYRQVGLEDRIWSEASLATDFSKLQMIRAETLAGPEMFSGPTDQPDPSGSVSPCEWAPIDQDRLEHLLRERAGELGAELAFSTELVSFEQDDDGVTAVLKDTGTGAERTVRAKYLVAADGSRSPIRTTLGIESDGPGEFATTVSVLFEADLSKAARGRPVGVCYLDKPAPSTILFAHDGRKRWIFATGMPPGDTLDDITEEKAVELVRAAIGEPDLDVGIIAQLPAGGAKWLSFVIGAQVARDYRKGRVFLVGDAAHLVPPTGGFGASLGIQDAGNLAWKLAAVLDGEAGPELLDTYQAERHPVAWMTLQQALGMMQERTGDEGEAQDEADAYGTTVFGYRYSAGPPVPPQQLSGEPGTRAPHLELERNGRSISALDLYGRTPVVITAEGGQAWVDAAGSVADDLGVSLAAHRIGGPGAELTAPGNGVAKTYGIESGGAVLVRPDGFVAWRSAGSTTDPKGELTSAVRQLLSRTA; encoded by the coding sequence ATGAGCAAGACCCCGCAGGAGGTCCCGGTCCTGGTCGTCGGAGGTGCGGTGACCGGGTTGTCGACCGCGGTCTTCCTCGGCTGGCACGGGATACGTTCGCTGGTGGTCGAGCGGCACCCGGACACTCTCAGCCACCCTCGCTCGCGCGGCGTCAATCCGCGTACGGTCGAGCTGTACCGGCAGGTCGGACTCGAGGACCGGATCTGGTCCGAGGCAAGCCTCGCCACGGACTTCAGCAAACTGCAGATGATCCGTGCCGAGACCCTGGCGGGTCCCGAGATGTTCAGCGGACCGACCGACCAGCCCGACCCGAGCGGTTCGGTCAGCCCGTGCGAGTGGGCGCCGATCGATCAGGACCGGCTGGAGCACCTGCTGCGTGAGCGGGCCGGGGAGCTCGGCGCCGAGCTGGCGTTCTCCACCGAGCTGGTCTCCTTCGAGCAGGACGACGACGGCGTCACCGCCGTGCTGAAGGACACCGGCACCGGGGCCGAGCGCACGGTACGCGCCAAGTACCTGGTGGCGGCCGACGGCAGTCGCAGTCCGATCCGCACCACACTGGGTATCGAGTCCGACGGGCCCGGCGAGTTCGCCACCACCGTGTCGGTGCTCTTCGAGGCAGATCTGAGCAAGGCTGCCAGGGGCCGTCCGGTCGGGGTCTGCTACCTGGACAAGCCGGCACCCTCGACGATCCTGTTCGCGCACGACGGCAGGAAGCGGTGGATCTTCGCCACGGGGATGCCGCCGGGGGACACCCTCGACGACATCACCGAGGAGAAGGCCGTCGAACTGGTGCGGGCCGCGATCGGGGAGCCCGATCTGGACGTCGGCATCATCGCGCAGCTGCCGGCCGGCGGGGCGAAGTGGCTCAGCTTCGTCATCGGCGCGCAGGTGGCCCGCGACTACCGCAAGGGCCGGGTCTTCCTGGTCGGTGACGCGGCCCATCTGGTGCCGCCCACCGGTGGGTTCGGCGCCAGCCTCGGCATCCAGGACGCCGGCAACCTGGCCTGGAAGCTGGCCGCCGTGCTCGACGGCGAGGCCGGTCCCGAACTGCTCGACACGTACCAGGCGGAGCGGCACCCGGTCGCCTGGATGACGCTCCAGCAGGCCCTGGGCATGATGCAGGAGCGTACGGGCGACGAAGGGGAGGCCCAGGACGAGGCGGACGCCTACGGCACCACGGTGTTCGGCTACCGCTACAGCGCCGGACCGCCCGTGCCGCCGCAGCAGCTCAGCGGGGAGCCGGGCACGCGGGCCCCACATCTGGAGCTGGAGCGCAACGGCAGGAGCATCTCCGCACTCGATCTCTACGGCCGGACTCCGGTGGTCATCACTGCCGAGGGCGGCCAGGCCTGGGTGGATGCGGCGGGCTCCGTCGCCGACGACCTCGGCGTGTCACTCGCCGCGCACCGTATCGGCGGTCCGGGCGCGGAGCTCACCGCACCCGGGAACGGGGTGGCCAAGACATACGGCATCGAGAGCGGCGGAGCAGTTCTGGTCCGGCCCGACGGATTCGTCGCCTGGCGCTCGGCGGGCTCCACCACCGATCCCAAGGGCGAACTGACCTCTGCAGTACGTCAGTTGCTTTCCCGTACTGCCTGA
- a CDS encoding acetyl/propionyl/methylcrotonyl-CoA carboxylase subunit alpha, which produces MTVVFETILVANRGEIALRVIRTCKEMGIRTVAVHSTADKDSAHVRAADAAVQIGPGMPRKSYLSAPAVIEAALRTGADAIHPGYGFLSEDPDFAEICADNGLVFIGPRPEVLARLGDKSVARELMTDAGLPVLPGSPGTVDSAAEATDLAARIGFPLIIKAAAGGGGRGMTVVRRQSELLPAYRQTRATAQAVFGDNRVYLERFCDSARHIEVQVLADGHGSVLHLGERDCSVQRRHQKLIEESPGPGLHKELTAAMARAAVRGARAVGYTGAGTFEFLVHDEGFSFMEMNCRIQVEHPVTEAVFGVDLVREQILVAAGRALGFAQEDLVPRGAAVECRVNAEDPARNFAPCPGTLEEFVPPGGPFVRVDTHGYAGWRVPSQYDSLLAKVITWAPERDQALDRMDRSLAEFRIAGPGVHTTIPLLREVLADPAFRNGKHDTSFLDTRP; this is translated from the coding sequence ATGACCGTGGTCTTCGAGACGATCCTGGTGGCCAACCGGGGCGAGATCGCCCTGCGGGTGATCAGGACCTGCAAGGAGATGGGCATCCGCACCGTCGCCGTGCACTCCACCGCCGACAAGGACAGCGCCCATGTACGCGCCGCCGACGCGGCCGTGCAGATCGGCCCCGGCATGCCCCGCAAGAGCTATCTGTCCGCGCCCGCGGTGATCGAGGCGGCACTGCGCACCGGGGCGGACGCCATCCACCCCGGTTACGGGTTTCTGTCCGAGGATCCCGACTTCGCCGAGATCTGCGCCGACAACGGGCTGGTGTTCATCGGCCCGCGGCCCGAAGTGCTCGCGCGCCTCGGCGACAAGTCCGTGGCCAGGGAACTGATGACCGACGCCGGACTGCCCGTACTGCCCGGCAGCCCCGGCACGGTCGACAGCGCCGCCGAGGCGACGGACCTTGCGGCCCGGATCGGCTTCCCGCTGATCATCAAGGCCGCCGCGGGCGGCGGCGGGCGCGGGATGACCGTCGTACGCCGGCAGAGCGAACTGCTGCCGGCCTACCGTCAGACCAGGGCCACCGCCCAGGCGGTCTTCGGCGACAACCGCGTCTATCTGGAACGCTTCTGCGACAGCGCCCGCCATATCGAGGTCCAGGTCCTCGCGGACGGCCACGGCAGCGTGCTGCACCTCGGCGAGCGCGACTGTTCCGTACAGCGCCGGCACCAGAAGCTCATCGAGGAGAGCCCGGGCCCCGGACTGCACAAGGAGCTCACGGCCGCGATGGCCCGCGCCGCCGTGCGCGGCGCCCGGGCCGTCGGCTACACCGGTGCGGGCACCTTCGAATTCCTCGTCCACGACGAGGGGTTCTCCTTCATGGAGATGAACTGCCGTATCCAGGTGGAGCATCCGGTGACCGAGGCCGTCTTCGGCGTCGATCTCGTACGCGAGCAGATCCTGGTCGCCGCCGGCCGGGCCCTCGGCTTCGCCCAGGAGGATCTCGTACCGCGGGGCGCGGCCGTCGAATGCCGGGTCAACGCCGAGGACCCGGCGCGCAACTTCGCGCCGTGCCCCGGCACGCTGGAGGAGTTCGTGCCGCCCGGCGGCCCCTTCGTCCGGGTGGACACCCACGGCTACGCGGGCTGGCGGGTGCCCTCGCAGTACGACTCCCTGCTCGCGAAGGTGATCACCTGGGCGCCGGAACGGGACCAGGCCCTGGACCGGATGGACCGGTCGCTGGCGGAGTTCCGGATCGCCGGGCCCGGGGTGCACACCACCATTCCGCTGTTGCGGGAGGTGCTCGCCGATCCGGCCTTCCGCAACGGCAAGCACGACACCTCGTTCCTCGACACCCGCCCCTGA
- a CDS encoding methyltransferase — protein MTGYEAGAAVHPGAVLAQAMAFQPARLVLTGIEIGLFTELAKKPATEDAIRERLGLHTRGTDHFLAALVELGFLERSGSGEFSNSRAAQQFLVPGDEGYLGGFLGIAGQVMYPAWGKLGEALRTGAPQAATYTGEDMFGELYESDEKKGGLVGMAEDASRPLIPALTESFGWAKYSSVLELGGCRGNVLAGLVRAHPHLDACVFDLPQLQGDFATHMSAIGMAGKVRYHGGDFFAGPLPQADVLMIGHALVDWNDEQRRQLVKNTFAAVRPGGAFLVWDPVIVDDDESYLRNLIRSLNLQLMTPHGKGYRFEQCAEWMREAGYAEVTHTSLGHDVTLVVAHKD, from the coding sequence ATGACGGGATACGAAGCAGGTGCTGCCGTGCATCCCGGTGCCGTACTGGCGCAGGCGATGGCCTTCCAGCCCGCGCGTCTGGTGCTGACGGGTATCGAGATCGGGCTGTTCACGGAGCTGGCGAAGAAGCCGGCCACCGAGGACGCGATCAGGGAGAGGCTGGGTCTGCACACCCGGGGCACCGACCACTTCCTGGCCGCGCTGGTCGAACTCGGCTTTCTGGAGCGCTCCGGGAGCGGCGAGTTCAGCAACTCCCGGGCGGCGCAGCAGTTCCTGGTCCCCGGTGACGAGGGGTATCTGGGTGGCTTCCTGGGGATCGCGGGCCAGGTGATGTACCCGGCGTGGGGCAAGCTGGGCGAGGCGCTGCGTACGGGCGCCCCGCAGGCTGCCACGTACACCGGCGAGGACATGTTCGGTGAGCTCTACGAGAGCGACGAGAAGAAGGGCGGGCTCGTCGGCATGGCGGAGGACGCCAGCCGTCCGCTCATCCCCGCGCTCACCGAGTCGTTCGGCTGGGCGAAGTACTCATCGGTCCTCGAACTCGGCGGCTGCCGGGGCAATGTGCTGGCCGGTCTGGTCAGGGCGCATCCGCATCTGGACGCGTGTGTCTTCGACCTGCCGCAGCTCCAGGGGGATTTCGCGACCCACATGTCGGCCATCGGCATGGCGGGCAAGGTCCGCTACCACGGTGGTGACTTCTTCGCCGGACCGCTGCCGCAGGCTGATGTGCTCATGATCGGGCATGCGCTGGTCGACTGGAACGACGAACAGCGCAGGCAGCTGGTGAAGAACACCTTTGCCGCCGTGCGTCCCGGTGGGGCGTTCCTGGTCTGGGATCCGGTGATCGTCGATGACGACGAGAGCTATCTGCGCAATCTCATCCGGAGTCTGAACCTCCAGCTCATGACGCCGCACGGCAAGGGCTACCGGTTCGAGCAGTGCGCAGAGTGGATGCGGGAGGCCGGCTATGCCGAGGTCACCCACACCTCACTCGGGCACGACGTGACCCTGGTCGTCGCCCACAAGGACTGA
- a CDS encoding antibiotic biosynthesis monooxygenase, with protein sequence MPHEVRVLVHQAAHDDEQLHAVRAAYHLVSKRMAGVPGMLGNELLRSPLDPTALVVVSRWADLAAFRHWEEGAEHREDTAPLRPYRDTRLAAPFGIYEVEAAY encoded by the coding sequence ATGCCGCATGAGGTGCGGGTGCTGGTCCACCAGGCGGCCCACGACGACGAGCAGCTGCACGCGGTACGTGCCGCGTACCACCTGGTCAGCAAGCGGATGGCGGGGGTGCCCGGGATGCTCGGCAACGAGCTTCTGCGCTCCCCGCTGGACCCCACCGCGCTCGTCGTCGTGAGCCGCTGGGCGGATCTGGCCGCCTTCCGGCACTGGGAAGAGGGCGCCGAACACCGCGAGGACACCGCGCCCCTGCGCCCGTACCGCGACACCCGGCTCGCCGCGCCGTTCGGCATCTACGAGGTGGAGGCGGCCTACTGA
- a CDS encoding SDR family NAD(P)-dependent oxidoreductase, with translation MATVSRTVLVTGGNRGLGLAVAALMHARGHRVLVAAREEEAAGKTAAALGEGAVGVALDITDPDSVARAAAGTGPVDILVNNAGVQLDWGNTPSAIPLDLVEQTLAVNLLGSWRVAQAYVPAMVRRGWGRIVNVSSGTGTFTIGIAPQCPAYSVSKASLNALTVMLAKETEGTGVLVNAVNPGLVRTRMRPEAEQSPEVAAEAVAHAASLPDDGPSGVLFRRDSVVGW, from the coding sequence ATGGCCACTGTTTCCCGCACCGTGCTGGTGACCGGCGGCAATCGTGGACTGGGGCTCGCGGTCGCGGCCCTGATGCACGCTCGGGGCCATCGCGTCCTCGTCGCGGCGCGTGAGGAGGAGGCGGCCGGCAAGACCGCAGCCGCACTGGGCGAGGGCGCCGTCGGTGTCGCCCTGGACATCACCGACCCGGACTCGGTGGCACGCGCCGCCGCGGGCACGGGCCCGGTCGACATCCTGGTCAACAACGCGGGCGTACAGCTGGACTGGGGCAACACCCCCTCCGCGATCCCTCTCGACCTGGTGGAGCAGACCCTCGCGGTGAATCTGCTGGGGTCCTGGCGGGTCGCGCAGGCGTATGTGCCGGCGATGGTCCGGCGCGGCTGGGGCCGGATCGTGAACGTCTCCAGCGGCACCGGCACGTTCACCATCGGCATCGCCCCTCAGTGCCCTGCGTACTCGGTCTCCAAGGCCTCGCTGAACGCCCTCACCGTGATGCTGGCCAAGGAGACGGAGGGCACGGGCGTCCTGGTCAACGCGGTCAACCCCGGGCTGGTGCGCACCCGGATGCGGCCGGAGGCCGAGCAGTCCCCCGAGGTTGCGGCCGAGGCCGTCGCCCATGCGGCGAGCCTCCCCGACGACGGGCCTTCCGGGGTTCTCTTCCGCCGCGACAGTGTCGTCGGCTGGTGA
- a CDS encoding biotin/lipoyl-containing protein: MNEVTKESLTATRTGDPLAGLDYDTSALALTDICRSIADVVRVGSRHPRRVRVTLGAASIEVEWEEGQAPTAREPVAAPAAEEESVDGYHECAPLVGTFYVAPSPGSPPFVRPGDRVEVGQQLGIIEAMKLMNPLEATRAGRVVEVLAGDGSPVEYGQPLVLLDAEEPTGRAGEE, from the coding sequence ATGAACGAAGTGACCAAGGAGAGTCTCACCGCCACCAGGACCGGCGATCCGCTCGCCGGCCTGGACTACGACACCAGTGCCCTCGCTCTCACCGACATCTGCCGCAGCATCGCGGACGTGGTACGAGTCGGCTCCCGCCATCCGCGCCGCGTACGGGTCACCCTGGGCGCGGCCAGCATCGAGGTGGAATGGGAGGAGGGACAGGCACCCACCGCCCGCGAGCCCGTCGCCGCACCGGCCGCCGAGGAGGAGTCGGTCGACGGGTACCACGAGTGCGCACCCCTGGTGGGCACGTTCTATGTGGCCCCCTCACCCGGCTCCCCGCCCTTCGTCCGCCCCGGCGACCGCGTCGAGGTGGGCCAGCAGCTCGGCATCATCGAAGCGATGAAACTGATGAACCCGCTCGAGGCCACCAGGGCAGGACGGGTGGTCGAAGTCCTGGCCGGCGACGGCAGCCCGGTGGAGTACGGCCAGCCGCTCGTGCTCCTCGATGCCGAGGAGCCCACGGGCCGGGCCGGGGAGGAATGA
- a CDS encoding methyltransferase codes for MTHTSPDVSTPAGIIRLSNAFCDAKALLTAVELGLFTTLHEKGASSEEEIRKELGLHGRGLSDWLNLLAALGLLVRRDGGYANAAGSDAYLVRGAREYVGGFLERSNRNLYPAWGRLSEALRTGEQQSGSHFDEVIKNQHILRQFVGMMDALTHVVGPELAGKFDWTGYKSVLDVGGCRGNLCSIVVKHAPHLEGHVFDLPQMEPLFDEKVADYGLTGKVHFHGGSFFTDPLPVTADVVMLGHVLHDWDRQQRGDLVAKAFEAVNPGGALIAYDRMLDDEPNHVENLVISLDMLLVTDGGSEYPTSELLEHAKNAGFASTEVSPLSDYDTVVICRKAA; via the coding sequence ATGACGCACACCAGCCCGGATGTCAGCACGCCGGCCGGAATCATCCGGCTGAGCAACGCGTTCTGCGACGCCAAGGCACTGCTGACCGCAGTCGAACTGGGACTGTTCACCACGCTGCACGAGAAGGGGGCCTCCAGCGAGGAGGAGATCCGCAAGGAGCTGGGACTGCACGGGCGGGGCCTGAGTGACTGGCTCAACCTGCTGGCGGCGCTGGGTCTGCTGGTCCGCAGGGACGGCGGATACGCCAACGCCGCGGGCTCGGACGCCTATCTGGTGCGCGGCGCACGCGAGTACGTCGGCGGGTTCCTCGAGCGCTCCAACCGTAATCTGTACCCCGCCTGGGGCCGGCTCAGCGAGGCCCTGCGCACCGGGGAGCAGCAGTCCGGCAGTCACTTCGACGAGGTCATCAAGAACCAGCACATCCTGCGGCAGTTCGTCGGAATGATGGACGCCCTCACCCATGTCGTCGGCCCCGAACTGGCCGGCAAGTTCGACTGGACGGGCTACAAGTCGGTGCTGGACGTGGGCGGCTGCCGCGGCAACCTCTGCTCGATCGTGGTGAAGCACGCGCCGCACCTCGAGGGCCATGTCTTCGACCTGCCGCAGATGGAGCCGCTGTTCGACGAGAAGGTCGCGGACTACGGTCTGACGGGGAAGGTCCACTTCCACGGCGGCAGCTTCTTCACCGACCCGCTGCCCGTCACCGCCGATGTGGTCATGCTCGGCCATGTGCTGCACGACTGGGACCGGCAGCAGCGCGGTGACCTGGTGGCCAAGGCGTTCGAGGCGGTGAACCCCGGTGGTGCGCTGATCGCCTACGACCGGATGCTCGACGACGAGCCCAACCACGTCGAGAACCTGGTGATCAGCCTGGACATGCTGCTCGTCACCGACGGCGGCTCCGAGTACCCGACCTCCGAACTCCTCGAGCACGCCAAGAACGCAGGCTTCGCATCGACCGAGGTCTCCCCGCTCAGCGACTACGACACGGTCGTCATCTGCCGCAAGGCCGCTTGA
- the accA gene encoding acetyl-CoA carboxylase carboxyl transferase subunit alpha, which yields MTTTVQPAGKANAAAGEQAAWVSCSGCRSLVYGKRYTRLLRVCPDCGAHARLDAPRRIEQLFDPGSTEPVPVPDTQLNPLDFVDQYPYAERLQQARARTGQQDAVLVVRGRIEGRPLVAAVMDFRFFGGSLGVAAGEAITTAAETALHERVPLLIVTASGGARMQEGALSLMQMAKTSNALAELDEAGLLTVTLVTDPTYGGVAASFATLSDVVVAEPGARMGFAGPRVIEQTIGQQLPDGFQTAEFLLEHGLVDDVWPRTELRARLSRLLMVAETPGPDWGAGEQDPVVRDSQLLDQLPAWDCVQLAREAGRPTALEHIGYWLDGFVELHGDRAGEECPAVVGGLGRLDGLPVMVIGHQKGHTTAELVRRNFGMPSPAGYRKTARLMRLAAKLGIPVVTLIDTPGAYPGLTAEEKGQSNAIAENLRLMGSLPVPVVAVVTGEGGSGGALALGVADRVLMCANATYSVISPEGCAAILWKNAAEAAVAADELALDAASLLRLGVVDGVIPEPEGGGHTNTTAMSDAVRRAAVVALRELRGVTVSPATRRRRFRAFGLAHDLGSRT from the coding sequence ATGACCACCACCGTTCAACCCGCCGGCAAGGCCAACGCCGCCGCCGGCGAGCAGGCGGCATGGGTCTCCTGCTCCGGCTGCCGCTCCCTGGTCTACGGCAAGCGCTACACGCGTCTGCTGCGTGTCTGCCCGGATTGCGGGGCGCACGCCCGGCTCGACGCACCCCGCCGCATCGAGCAGCTCTTCGACCCGGGCAGCACGGAACCGGTACCCGTACCGGACACCCAGCTCAACCCACTGGACTTCGTCGACCAATACCCGTACGCGGAACGGCTGCAGCAGGCCAGGGCGCGCACCGGGCAGCAGGATGCCGTCCTCGTGGTCCGCGGCCGGATCGAGGGGCGGCCGCTCGTCGCCGCCGTCATGGACTTCCGCTTCTTCGGTGGCAGCCTGGGTGTCGCGGCGGGCGAGGCGATCACCACGGCCGCCGAGACCGCGCTGCACGAGCGCGTACCGCTGCTGATCGTCACCGCCTCCGGCGGCGCACGCATGCAGGAGGGCGCGCTCTCCCTGATGCAGATGGCCAAGACGAGCAACGCGCTGGCCGAGCTCGACGAGGCCGGACTGCTCACCGTCACCCTGGTCACCGACCCGACGTACGGCGGGGTCGCAGCCTCCTTCGCGACCCTCTCCGACGTGGTGGTCGCCGAACCGGGCGCCCGGATGGGCTTCGCGGGACCGCGGGTCATCGAACAGACGATCGGGCAGCAGCTCCCCGACGGCTTCCAGACCGCCGAATTCCTGCTGGAGCACGGCCTGGTGGACGATGTCTGGCCGCGTACCGAACTGCGCGCGCGGCTCAGCCGGCTGCTCATGGTGGCCGAGACGCCCGGCCCCGACTGGGGCGCCGGCGAACAGGACCCTGTCGTCCGCGACAGCCAGCTCCTCGACCAGCTCCCGGCCTGGGACTGCGTCCAGCTGGCCCGCGAGGCCGGCCGGCCCACGGCGCTGGAGCACATCGGCTACTGGCTGGACGGCTTCGTCGAACTGCACGGTGACCGGGCGGGCGAGGAATGCCCGGCGGTTGTCGGCGGCCTCGGCCGGCTCGACGGACTGCCCGTCATGGTGATCGGCCATCAGAAGGGCCACACCACCGCCGAGCTCGTCCGCCGCAACTTCGGCATGCCCTCACCGGCCGGCTACCGCAAGACCGCCCGGCTGATGCGGCTCGCCGCCAAGCTGGGCATCCCGGTGGTGACGCTGATCGACACCCCCGGCGCGTACCCCGGCCTCACCGCCGAGGAGAAGGGCCAGTCCAACGCCATCGCGGAGAACCTTCGGCTGATGGGCTCACTGCCCGTGCCGGTGGTGGCCGTGGTGACCGGAGAGGGCGGCAGCGGGGGAGCGCTCGCGCTCGGCGTCGCCGACCGGGTGCTGATGTGCGCCAACGCCACCTACTCGGTGATCAGCCCGGAGGGGTGCGCGGCGATCCTCTGGAAGAACGCGGCGGAGGCCGCCGTGGCAGCCGACGAACTCGCCCTGGACGCCGCCTCCTTGCTGCGTCTGGGCGTGGTCGACGGAGTGATCCCGGAGCCCGAGGGCGGCGGGCACACCAACACCACCGCGATGAGCGACGCCGTGCGCCGCGCGGCCGTCGTGGCGCTGCGCGAACTGCGGGGCGTCACCGTGTCACCCGCCACGCGCCGAAGGCGTTTCCGTGCCTTCGGGCTGGCTCACGACCTGGGATCACGGACGTGA
- a CDS encoding FAD-dependent monooxygenase, with translation MYDVKIPVLIVGGGPVGLSTALFSGRRGIRTMLLEKRDSTSMLPRAPGLQARTMELFRAAGLGKDIRALEMGDSHAYFEGGIIKVETFSDIDNAELLESPSLDGETVSPERVMGCGQDRYEKVLVAKAKEYGADVRFNTKLISFEQDADGVTAIAEEGGTGKRLTIRADYLVGADGAGSRIREALGVKRVGRGTVFNALSIYFRAPELETLLKDTKFILCYASAGGTLMGLSRLHGCDPWLAAPIYFPEKGEKPEDYTDQRCIDIVRRASGKDIDVEIMDKVPWQGAQLVSETFRAGRVFLAGDAAHVHPPAGGFGANTGIHDAHNLSWKLAAVQHGWGTEALLDTYDAERRPLGTAMSEQALVRNRIRHGYSTEQDRADFVDDVIITLGYRYRSTSIVGAEGTKVLTPDLELTGEPGTRAPHVWLKRGDETISTIDLFWDSFVLLTGPDGGAWAEAAVPIAEKLGIPLRTHTIGQGQELKTTDRDWAEVYGVGRGGAVLVRPDAFVSWRSAGGADDPHGVLADVLARASGVEAAVPAP, from the coding sequence ATGTATGACGTGAAGATCCCGGTGCTGATCGTCGGTGGTGGTCCCGTCGGCCTTTCCACTGCACTGTTCAGCGGCCGACGTGGAATACGCACGATGCTCCTGGAGAAGAGGGACAGCACCTCCATGCTCCCCCGTGCCCCGGGCCTGCAGGCCCGCACCATGGAGCTGTTCCGCGCGGCGGGACTCGGAAAGGACATCCGCGCGCTCGAGATGGGTGACTCCCACGCCTACTTCGAGGGCGGGATCATCAAGGTCGAGACCTTCTCCGACATCGACAACGCGGAGCTGCTGGAGTCGCCGTCCCTGGACGGCGAGACGGTGAGTCCCGAGCGTGTGATGGGCTGCGGCCAGGACCGGTACGAGAAGGTACTGGTGGCCAAGGCCAAGGAGTACGGCGCCGATGTCCGCTTCAACACCAAGCTCATCTCGTTCGAGCAGGACGCCGACGGCGTCACCGCGATCGCCGAAGAGGGCGGGACCGGAAAGCGGCTCACCATCCGCGCCGACTACCTCGTGGGCGCCGACGGAGCGGGCAGCCGCATCCGTGAGGCGCTCGGAGTCAAGCGGGTCGGCCGCGGCACGGTGTTCAACGCCCTGAGCATCTACTTCCGGGCACCCGAACTGGAGACGCTGCTCAAGGACACCAAGTTCATCCTGTGCTACGCCTCCGCGGGCGGCACCCTGATGGGGCTGTCCCGGCTGCACGGCTGCGACCCGTGGCTCGCCGCGCCCATCTACTTCCCGGAGAAGGGCGAGAAGCCCGAGGACTACACCGACCAGCGCTGCATCGACATCGTCCGCCGGGCCTCCGGCAAGGACATCGACGTCGAGATCATGGACAAGGTGCCGTGGCAGGGCGCCCAGCTCGTCTCGGAGACCTTCCGGGCGGGACGGGTGTTCCTCGCCGGGGACGCCGCCCATGTGCACCCGCCGGCCGGCGGGTTCGGCGCCAACACCGGTATCCACGACGCGCACAACCTGTCGTGGAAGCTCGCGGCCGTACAGCACGGCTGGGGGACCGAGGCGCTGCTGGACACCTATGACGCCGAGCGCCGCCCGCTCGGCACCGCCATGTCGGAGCAGGCGCTGGTGCGCAACCGCATCCGGCACGGCTACTCCACCGAGCAGGACCGGGCCGACTTCGTGGACGACGTGATCATCACGCTCGGCTACCGGTACCGCTCCACCTCCATCGTCGGCGCCGAGGGTACGAAGGTGCTCACCCCGGACCTGGAACTCACCGGCGAACCGGGCACCCGGGCCCCGCACGTCTGGCTGAAGCGGGGTGACGAAACCATCTCCACGATCGACCTGTTCTGGGACTCCTTCGTGCTGCTGACCGGCCCCGACGGCGGTGCCTGGGCCGAGGCCGCGGTACCGATCGCGGAGAAGCTCGGCATTCCGCTGCGTACGCACACCATCGGACAGGGCCAGGAGCTGAAGACCACCGACCGCGACTGGGCGGAGGTCTACGGAGTGGGCCGTGGCGGCGCGGTACTGGTGCGGCCGGACGCGTTCGTCTCCTGGCGGAGTGCCGGGGGAGCCGACGATCCGCACGGTGTGCTCGCGGATGTACTCGCCCGGGCCTCGGGCGTCGAGGCCGCCGTACCGGCGCCGTGA